In a single window of the Gossypium hirsutum isolate 1008001.06 chromosome D02, Gossypium_hirsutum_v2.1, whole genome shotgun sequence genome:
- the LOC107909316 gene encoding frataxin, mitochondrial — protein MTMASRLTLLRRISKLLLSPSLSPSPPLRSSRLLFLLRNASRINVSPWPFASSRSFCSDPLNLPQDSQGPAPIDYRSVLPEDEFHRIANSTIHDLQEKLEEYGDIVDMDGFDVDYGNEVLTLKLGALGTYVMNKQTPNRQIWLSSPISGPSRFDWDHDTQAWVYRRTKANLFKLLESELEQLCGEPVNLS, from the exons ATGACAATGGCTTCCAGGTTAACCCTTCTCAGGCGAATCTCTAAACTTCTCTTATCTCCTTCGCTTTCGCCTTCCCCACCCCTCCGCTCTTCTcgtcttctttttcttcttcgaaATGCTTCCAGGATCAACGTTTCTCCTTGGCCATTCGCCTCTTCTAGAAGCTTCTGCTCCGACCCTCTTAATCTCCCCCAGGATTCTCAGGGACCTGCTCCCATTGATTATCG TTCGGTTTTGCCGGAAGATGAATTTCATAGAATAGCTAATTCTACAATccatgaccttcaagaaaaattAGAG GAATATGGTGATATTGTTGACATGGATGGTTTCGATGTAGATTATGGG AATGAAGTATTGACACTAAAACTTGGGGCTCTGGGCACCTATGTGATGAATAAGCAGACCCCTAATCGACAAATTTGGTTATCTTCACCTATAAG TGGTCCATCTAGATTTGACTGGGATCATGATACTCAAGCTTGGGTGTATCGACGAACTAAAGCAAATTTGTTCAAACTTTTGGAAAGTGAATTGGAGCAACTATGTGGTGAACCAGTCAATCTTTCATAG